From Pseudomonas vanderleydeniana, the proteins below share one genomic window:
- a CDS encoding glycosyltransferase family 2 protein, with protein sequence MSTLKVACVIPTYNGRRDLERLLDSLDRQTAVFDTLVVDSSSSDGTFELAESRCPNVLRIDSRDFNHGGTRQMMVERHPEYDVYVFMTQDAYLEDPEALANIAWPFTDTRIGAVCGRQLAHLDASPLAEHARLFNYPPTSQVKSLEDAPRLGIKTAFASNSFCAYRREALMQVGGFPQHVILSEDMYVAAKMLMAGWKVAYEGSACCRHSHNYTLWEEFRRYFDIGVFHAREPWIRQTFGGAGGEGLRYVLSELKFLGAKRLSAWPGSFLRNAVKLFAYKLSQQERHLPRALKKRLGMYKRYWDSPYA encoded by the coding sequence ATGTCGACCCTCAAAGTGGCCTGCGTGATCCCAACCTACAACGGTCGCCGGGATCTCGAGCGCCTGCTCGACTCCCTCGACCGCCAGACCGCGGTGTTCGATACCCTGGTCGTCGATTCCAGCTCCAGCGACGGCACCTTCGAGCTGGCCGAGTCCCGCTGCCCCAATGTCCTGCGCATCGACAGCAGGGACTTCAACCATGGCGGCACCCGGCAGATGATGGTCGAACGGCACCCGGAGTATGACGTCTACGTCTTCATGACCCAGGATGCCTACCTGGAAGATCCCGAGGCGCTGGCCAATATCGCCTGGCCATTTACCGACACCCGTATCGGCGCGGTCTGCGGCCGGCAGTTGGCGCACCTGGACGCCAGTCCGCTGGCCGAACACGCCCGGCTGTTCAACTACCCGCCCACCTCGCAGGTCAAGAGCCTGGAGGACGCGCCGCGCCTGGGCATCAAGACCGCCTTCGCCTCCAACTCGTTCTGTGCCTACCGCCGCGAGGCGCTGATGCAGGTCGGCGGCTTCCCACAACATGTGATCCTCTCGGAAGACATGTACGTGGCCGCGAAGATGTTGATGGCCGGCTGGAAAGTCGCCTACGAGGGCAGCGCCTGCTGCCGGCACTCCCACAACTACACACTCTGGGAAGAGTTTCGCCGCTACTTCGATATCGGCGTGTTCCATGCCCGCGAACCCTGGATTCGCCAGACGTTCGGCGGTGCAGGCGGCGAAGGCCTGCGCTATGTGTTGTCCGAACTGAAGTTTCTCGGCGCCAAGCGGCTGTCGGCCTGGCCCGGCTCATTCCTGCGCAACGCAGTGAAGTTGTTCGCCTACAAGCTCAGCCAGCAGGAACGGCACCTGCCCAGGGCCTT
- a CDS encoding lipid II flippase MurJ, with amino-acid sequence MFGSTLWLTLATLTGLAAGFAREWLLVAAWGAGGRSDSFLVALFLPEALRMALAAGLLSAAALPLYQQRSANDQANWLGALAPRLLLCGLLLGGLLSLGAPLWVRLIGPGLDSQGYQLAGDSLHWLAWCAPGFILHALFCVPLQARSRFVLAGLGSLLFNLPPVLYLALLRHAATPTGLASACVLGSLLMPTVLLPSLCRSGWKPWQMAQAPGAGRELLKQIGPLLSSNLASQGLALLERMVASLLGEGAVTWINLARKLINLPLIALMSLNQVLLGLMSGSAGNERLSLLRKGLASATLLTLPAVAGLIGAATALVSLLLPNQAADSPLPELLAWFSVPLMFGAWNALLARYAYAAGDTRMPLNCELAGSLLNALLLAVLPHFLGLVGIALAAVCGVILTGLLLMRRQQLLAEVPWRSHWLLGLGVMILAALVLHPLSGTWLQLGLSTLYSLVLLIALACWLRPWRPTTIPGG; translated from the coding sequence ATGTTCGGATCGACCCTCTGGCTGACCCTGGCGACCCTGACCGGCCTGGCCGCCGGTTTCGCGCGCGAATGGCTATTGGTCGCCGCCTGGGGCGCCGGTGGGCGCAGCGACAGCTTCCTGGTCGCGCTGTTCCTGCCGGAAGCCCTGCGCATGGCGCTGGCAGCCGGCCTGCTCAGCGCGGCGGCGCTGCCGCTCTATCAGCAACGCTCGGCCAACGACCAGGCCAACTGGCTCGGCGCCCTGGCGCCGCGCCTGCTGCTCTGTGGCCTGTTGCTGGGCGGCCTGCTGAGCCTCGGTGCACCGTTGTGGGTGCGGCTGATCGGCCCGGGGCTCGACAGCCAGGGTTATCAACTGGCCGGTGACAGCCTGCACTGGCTGGCCTGGTGCGCGCCGGGCTTCATTCTCCATGCGCTGTTCTGCGTGCCGCTACAGGCACGGTCACGGTTCGTCCTGGCCGGGCTCGGCTCGCTGCTGTTCAACCTGCCGCCCGTGCTGTACCTGGCCCTGCTGCGTCACGCCGCGACGCCTACCGGCCTGGCCAGTGCCTGTGTGCTCGGCAGCCTGCTGATGCCGACGGTGCTGCTGCCCTCGCTCTGTCGCAGCGGCTGGAAGCCCTGGCAAATGGCGCAAGCACCGGGGGCAGGACGCGAACTGCTCAAGCAGATCGGGCCGCTGCTCAGCAGCAACCTGGCCAGCCAGGGCCTGGCCCTGCTGGAACGGATGGTCGCCTCCCTGCTGGGTGAAGGCGCAGTCACCTGGATCAACCTGGCACGCAAGCTGATCAACCTGCCACTGATCGCCCTGATGAGCCTGAACCAGGTACTGCTCGGCCTGATGAGCGGCAGCGCCGGCAACGAGCGCCTGTCCCTGCTGCGCAAGGGCCTGGCCAGCGCCACCCTGCTGACGCTGCCAGCGGTTGCCGGGCTGATCGGCGCCGCCACCGCACTGGTCAGCCTGCTGCTGCCCAACCAGGCCGCCGACAGCCCGCTGCCGGAGCTGCTGGCGTGGTTCTCCGTACCGCTGATGTTCGGTGCCTGGAACGCCCTGCTCGCACGCTACGCCTATGCCGCCGGCGACACGCGCATGCCGCTCAACTGCGAACTGGCCGGCAGCCTGCTCAATGCCCTGCTGCTGGCAGTGCTGCCGCACTTCCTGGGCCTGGTCGGCATTGCCCTGGCGGCCGTCTGCGGGGTGATCCTCACCGGCCTGCTGCTGATGCGTCGCCAGCAACTGCTGGCTGAAGTCCCCTGGCGCAGCCACTGGCTGCTCGGACTCGGCGTAATGATCCTGGCCGCCCTGGTGCTGCATCCCCTCTCGGGCACCTGGCTGCAACTGGGGCTGAGCACGCTCTACAGCCTGGTGCTGCTGATCGCCCTGGCCTGCTGGCTGCGCCCCTGGCGGCCGACGACAATTCCTGGAGGCTGA
- a CDS encoding acyltransferase, producing the protein MKHRMMHSLNLREALPEYAEKMAVSLEELQAAYEWMLENDVCFEQPLKGNVLCFISYLNIEPRIENPLARRFYALLGREIKGALIPLYGINWPTLRDRLLRWWELAYNMIICKIPSHTLRLLWLRIGGAKIGKGSTVWRNTEVLGVDSLRIGNDSTVGWHCQLDARGGLIIGDHVTIASHVLIIAGGHDVQAPEFWAVGGPVYIRDYAWVASRALLSFGADIGEGAVVGGQCVVSKPIPPYAIVGGPDAAIKGERCSGLNYKVGGKGLFTLFH; encoded by the coding sequence ATGAAACACCGCATGATGCACTCGTTGAACCTGCGCGAGGCCCTGCCCGAGTACGCAGAAAAGATGGCCGTCAGCCTGGAGGAGCTGCAAGCCGCCTATGAGTGGATGCTGGAAAACGATGTCTGCTTCGAGCAACCGCTCAAGGGCAACGTGCTGTGCTTCATCAGCTACCTGAACATCGAGCCGCGGATCGAGAACCCGCTGGCGCGGCGTTTCTATGCGCTGCTCGGGCGCGAGATCAAGGGCGCGCTGATCCCGCTCTACGGCATCAACTGGCCCACCCTGCGCGACCGCCTGCTGCGCTGGTGGGAGCTGGCCTACAACATGATCATCTGCAAGATTCCCAGCCACACCCTGCGCCTGCTCTGGCTGCGCATCGGCGGGGCGAAGATCGGCAAGGGTTCGACCGTCTGGCGCAACACCGAAGTGCTGGGCGTCGACAGCCTGCGCATCGGCAACGACAGTACGGTCGGCTGGCACTGCCAGCTGGATGCCCGTGGTGGCCTGATCATCGGCGACCACGTGACCATCGCCTCCCACGTGCTGATCATCGCCGGCGGGCATGATGTCCAGGCACCGGAGTTCTGGGCCGTTGGCGGACCGGTGTACATCCGCGACTACGCCTGGGTCGCCAGCCGCGCCCTGCTGTCCTTCGGTGCCGACATCGGCGAGGGCGCAGTGGTCGGTGGCCAATGCGTGGTGTCCAAGCCGATCCCGCCCTACGCCATCGTCGGCGGCCCGGATGCGGCGATCAAAGGCGAACGCTGCAGTGGCCTGAACTACAAGGTGGGCGGCAAAGGCCTGTTCACTTTGTTCCACTGA
- a CDS encoding O-antigen ligase family protein, with translation MPIAMPIALLFSLVFGVLVWLLPAVKVLIVLVGIAGVVTIIRHPLWGLLLFTVLATFLPYSTVQIGLRTTVSEALVLLVWASVLAHGMFNNLPDKPPLLRTERLLVALMLFSAFPFIIGQLTVNAEGNGPVNWIRWLLNLSVLFLVPRLLDTPKAREQAVTGLLLGTLMMLLLSIPVFLKTGSATGMTPILSHLGYGGIEVLGDSLSAMANRMGSPWMHPNVTGGAMALLMPLAFCFGLPRQGWPRALGFAVAGLGAIALLLTGSRGALLSLIVVMVWMARKRVPYTGRLLMGGVALGALLLMFYPPLQDRLLTIFSTNDASTSVRFDEYSHFPQAVAMFPFGIGFKTEPPVPGTGLWGISNLWLNFVYKLGIPGMLLFVTVIVSWWRETRPTEQTLRLTVDNSLWIGTTAGLMAALLSGIFDHYFSFTQVLIALFWLLLGLNLHEAQRLKPKASRLSGVHP, from the coding sequence ATGCCGATCGCGATGCCCATAGCACTGTTGTTCAGCCTGGTCTTCGGTGTACTGGTCTGGCTCTTGCCGGCCGTCAAGGTGCTGATAGTGCTGGTAGGTATCGCCGGGGTGGTGACGATCATCCGCCACCCGCTGTGGGGCCTGCTGCTGTTCACCGTGCTCGCCACCTTCCTGCCCTATTCGACGGTGCAGATCGGCCTGCGTACCACGGTCTCCGAAGCGCTGGTGTTGCTGGTCTGGGCCAGCGTGCTGGCGCACGGCATGTTCAACAACCTGCCGGACAAGCCACCGCTGCTGCGTACCGAGCGCCTGTTGGTAGCGTTGATGCTGTTCAGTGCCTTCCCCTTCATCATCGGCCAGCTGACGGTGAATGCCGAGGGCAATGGCCCGGTGAACTGGATCCGCTGGCTGTTGAACCTGTCGGTGCTGTTCCTCGTACCGCGCCTGCTCGATACCCCCAAGGCCCGTGAACAGGCGGTGACCGGGCTGTTGCTGGGCACCCTGATGATGTTGCTGCTGTCGATCCCGGTGTTTCTCAAGACCGGCAGTGCCACCGGCATGACCCCGATCCTTTCCCATCTCGGCTATGGCGGCATCGAGGTACTCGGTGACAGCCTCAGTGCCATGGCCAACCGCATGGGCTCGCCGTGGATGCACCCCAACGTCACCGGTGGCGCCATGGCCCTGCTGATGCCCCTGGCGTTCTGCTTCGGCCTGCCCCGCCAGGGCTGGCCGCGGGCCCTGGGCTTTGCCGTCGCCGGCCTGGGGGCGATCGCCCTGCTGCTGACCGGTTCACGCGGGGCGCTGCTGAGCCTGATCGTGGTGATGGTGTGGATGGCCCGCAAGCGCGTGCCGTACACCGGGCGCCTGCTGATGGGCGGCGTTGCCCTCGGTGCCCTGCTGCTGATGTTCTATCCGCCGCTGCAGGACCGCCTGCTGACCATCTTCTCCACCAACGACGCCAGTACCAGCGTGCGCTTCGACGAGTACTCGCATTTCCCGCAGGCGGTGGCGATGTTCCCCTTCGGCATCGGCTTCAAGACCGAACCGCCGGTGCCCGGCACCGGCCTCTGGGGGATTTCCAACCTGTGGCTGAACTTCGTCTACAAGCTCGGTATCCCCGGCATGCTGCTGTTCGTCACGGTGATCGTGAGCTGGTGGCGGGAAACCCGTCCCACCGAGCAAACCCTGCGCCTGACGGTGGACAACTCCCTCTGGATCGGCACCACGGCCGGCCTCATGGCCGCCCTGCTCAGCGGTATCTTCGACCACTATTTCAGCTTCACCCAAGTACTGATCGCCCTGTTCTGGCTGTTGCTGGGTCTTAACCTGCACGAAGCCCAGCGCCTCAAGCCCAAGGCCTCGCGCCTTTCTGGAGTCCACCCATGA
- a CDS encoding glycosyltransferase family 4 protein: MRIGLDYRPTAGYTQTGIGRQNLALEQALRANPEVQLQLFGVAPYDHPLRRRVHCPRWEAPLQGIHRLPLRLKFEGGFLPGALREAGVQIYICNFNMGLPLGRKPADMRYVLQLHDLFQLTLQNSHGSQIKQRVYRVTDRLSIGHSVKVADRIWTPSQYTADELVKLFPGARDKVRVLPNLVEGFSGEPADITDLQLPERYWLAVGTREPRKNIPWFVSAWQTARQQSDQVPELVLIGEPEHLPSPLRHLPGLHYLNGISDAQLHAVYRQAQRLWQPSYAEGFGLPVIEALSVGTPVAVASGSSLDEITPPDSPRFSPTDSPALTALMLSLADAPVEDRAALRDWAARYATAAYRERFDQLLGELK; the protein is encoded by the coding sequence ATGCGCATAGGCCTGGATTACCGCCCGACGGCGGGTTACACCCAAACCGGCATCGGCCGTCAGAACCTGGCCCTGGAGCAGGCCCTGCGGGCCAATCCCGAGGTGCAACTGCAACTGTTCGGCGTGGCGCCATACGACCACCCGCTGCGCCGCCGCGTGCACTGCCCACGCTGGGAGGCGCCGCTGCAAGGTATCCACCGCCTGCCCCTGCGCCTGAAGTTCGAGGGCGGTTTCCTGCCTGGCGCGCTGCGCGAAGCCGGGGTACAGATCTACATCTGCAATTTCAACATGGGCCTGCCACTGGGCCGCAAGCCCGCCGACATGCGCTACGTGTTGCAACTGCACGACCTGTTCCAGTTGACGCTGCAGAACAGCCACGGCTCGCAGATCAAGCAACGGGTCTATCGCGTCACCGACCGGCTGTCGATCGGCCATTCGGTGAAAGTCGCCGACCGTATCTGGACACCTTCGCAGTACACCGCCGACGAACTGGTGAAGCTGTTCCCCGGAGCCCGCGACAAGGTCCGGGTGCTACCGAACCTGGTCGAAGGCTTCAGTGGCGAACCGGCCGACATCACCGACCTGCAGTTGCCGGAGCGCTACTGGCTGGCGGTCGGCACCCGCGAGCCACGCAAGAACATTCCCTGGTTCGTCAGTGCCTGGCAGACCGCCCGCCAGCAGTCCGACCAGGTCCCGGAGCTGGTACTGATCGGCGAACCGGAACACCTGCCCTCGCCGCTGCGGCACCTGCCGGGACTGCATTACCTCAACGGGATCAGCGATGCCCAACTGCATGCGGTCTACCGCCAGGCCCAGCGCCTCTGGCAACCCTCCTATGCCGAGGGCTTCGGCCTGCCGGTGATCGAGGCACTGAGCGTCGGCACCCCGGTGGCGGTCGCCAGCGGCTCGTCACTGGATGAAATCACCCCACCCGACAGCCCACGTTTCTCGCCGACCGACAGTCCGGCCCTGACCGCGCTGATGCTGAGCCTGGCCGATGCCCCGGTCGAGGATCGCGCCGCGCTGCGCGACTGGGCCGCCCGCTATGCCACGGCGGCGTACCGGGAGCGCTTCGACCAATTGCTCGGGGAGCTCAAGTAA
- a CDS encoding glycosyltransferase family 4 protein, translated as MKILWTLPYLPWPTTSGGKTRQFHLLRSLAARGHRITLLVQSKTALDEATRQSLMPYLERLIVVPRRPLRSLRTLFTALLAPYPMLAAVNGSAPPLQQQFRALLQEHWDVIQIEHSYSFQPFEQPLAEAGRDFILTEHNVESALGAASYDRLPGWLKPFTLYDQWRYRRWESRVFGQATELVAVTRADADVLRQQTGKPVAVVVNGVDTGHYAGVTPDLSAQRLLFIGNYEYSPNLDAVEWALDVILPALWKLNPDVRFAIAGYGLPDAWRERWSDPRIEWQGFVPDLRTLQSRASVFFAPLRQGGGSKLKVLEAMAAGLPVVTTDQGSSGLKVENGQHYLGSEDPQALARILADALAQPERLRQIAEAGRAYVKAEHDWSVAAAQLEAVYTQLPQLKKEEVSVCA; from the coding sequence ATGAAGATTCTCTGGACTCTCCCCTACCTGCCCTGGCCCACCACCAGCGGCGGCAAGACCCGGCAGTTCCACCTGCTGCGCAGCCTGGCCGCCCGGGGGCACAGGATCACCCTGCTGGTGCAGTCCAAGACGGCGCTCGACGAGGCCACCCGGCAGAGCCTGATGCCGTATCTGGAGCGGTTGATCGTGGTCCCACGGCGGCCGCTGCGCAGCCTGCGGACCCTGTTCACCGCCCTGCTCGCGCCCTACCCGATGCTGGCCGCGGTCAACGGCTCGGCGCCGCCACTGCAACAGCAGTTCCGCGCCCTGCTGCAAGAGCACTGGGACGTGATCCAGATCGAGCACAGCTACAGCTTCCAGCCATTCGAACAACCGCTGGCCGAGGCCGGGCGCGATTTCATCCTCACCGAGCACAATGTCGAGTCTGCGCTCGGTGCGGCCAGCTACGACCGCCTGCCGGGCTGGCTGAAACCGTTCACGCTGTATGACCAGTGGCGCTACCGGCGCTGGGAAAGCCGGGTGTTCGGCCAGGCCACCGAACTGGTCGCGGTGACCCGCGCCGATGCCGACGTCCTGCGCCAGCAGACCGGCAAGCCGGTGGCCGTGGTGGTCAACGGTGTCGACACCGGCCACTACGCCGGCGTGACCCCCGATCTTTCGGCCCAGCGCCTGCTGTTCATCGGCAACTACGAATACAGCCCGAACCTCGATGCAGTGGAATGGGCCCTCGATGTCATCCTCCCGGCACTCTGGAAGCTCAACCCGGACGTCCGTTTCGCCATCGCCGGCTACGGCCTGCCCGACGCCTGGCGCGAGCGCTGGAGTGATCCACGCATCGAGTGGCAGGGCTTCGTCCCCGACCTGCGCACCCTGCAAAGCCGCGCGTCGGTGTTCTTCGCCCCGCTGCGCCAGGGGGGCGGCTCCAAGCTCAAGGTGCTCGAAGCCATGGCCGCCGGCCTGCCGGTGGTCACCACTGACCAGGGCAGCTCGGGCCTGAAGGTCGAGAACGGTCAGCACTACCTCGGCAGTGAAGACCCGCAAGCACTCGCCCGGATTCTCGCCGACGCCCTGGCCCAGCCCGAGCGCCTGCGGCAGATCGCCGAGGCCGGCCGTGCCTACGTCAAGGCCGAGCACGACTGGTCCGTGGCGGCCGCACAGCTCGAGGCGGTCTACACCCAACTCCCACAGCTCAAAAAAGAAGAAGTGTCCGTATGCGCATAG